Genomic window (Paenibacillus sp. 37):
GGATCAGCAGCACACTGAACAACGTACCTTCGACCTGAAGAGCGGTCAGAATCAGCCAGGAGAGGATTGGCGCAGCTGCGAGACGCACCACAAGTCCGGTCCAGAAGGCTCGGCGTACATTGGGCAACCAAGGCACCGTTGCCCCTTTGGGTCTGAGCATCTGTGCTCCCAGAATGGCGAGAACGACAGGAGAGTAACCCATAGCCAGCATGGCAATCCCTCCATCCAGTGCTTCAGGCAGGCTCAGATTGGACGCACGCAGCGCAATGGCGATGCCAGCAGCATAGATGGATGGCATGCGGAAAACGGACAGAATCGCATTTTTTACGGTGAATTCGGATCTCGCGGCAAAAAAGATACCTACCGTATTAACAATAATCATCTGTCCAATAACGTAGACAGAAGCCTTGTCCAGTCCAAGCTGACCAAAGGCAAGCAGTACAAGCGGGAGCCCGTAATTCACGCAGTTCGTAAACGTGGAGACGAGGGTGAGACCCGCTTTTTCGCTTGCACCCAGACGGAAAA
Coding sequences:
- a CDS encoding AEC family transporter, producing MLHSFLLTLYHVFLPISLPVIGGILLKRFKNWDTRSLSTFSLYILSPALIFNTLLHAEITWTDVTSTFWFSIINLIALWALAELLSRIFRLGASEKAGLTLVSTFTNCVNYGLPLVLLAFGQLGLDKASVYVIGQMIIVNTVGIFFAARSEFTVKNAILSVFRMPSIYAAGIAIALRASNLSLPEALDGGIAMLAMGYSPVVLAILGAQMLRPKGATVPWLPNVRRAFWTGLVVRLAAAPILSWLILTALQVEGTLFSVLLILASMPTAVNAVILAEQFNASPQFVSRCILWTTAASMFMLPIMIVMAS